The following coding sequences lie in one Musa acuminata AAA Group cultivar baxijiao chromosome BXJ3-1, Cavendish_Baxijiao_AAA, whole genome shotgun sequence genomic window:
- the LOC135629180 gene encoding probable CCR4-associated factor 1 homolog 11, with the protein MAINVGKANLVEHLELILSLRGSYPIVAIDTEFPGFIRDTPRNATEEERYNDVKHNVDNMHLIQLGVALFDEGGNTPWPGCCWQFNFSDFDPDVDASSPDSIELLAQSGHDFQQYRRHGIDARRCAYLVCVKLFCQPYSSKYVTFHGLYDVAFVIKMITRAPLPNTLNEFSDLVRTIFGQIYDLKYISRFCGGLRRGEIGLVGLSRLLNFEPVGIRHQAAYDSLLIGALFNEMKQRRHNVEDDRSASVLYGIENRCVENRRTRRIDRRGQEQIAATVAIAVAVRAQAFPSFSINPPFVLLKSTDYWQINEDSEGYHGEEDEDWPWSLLGIWLQRR; encoded by the exons ATGGCCATCAACGTGGGGAAGGCAAACCTTGTGGAGCACTTGGAGCTCATCCTCAGTCTCCGTGGCTCCTACCCGATAGTGGCAATCGATACGGAGTTCCCGGGGTTCATTCGCGACACCCCTCGCAATGCCACCGAAGAAGAAAGATACAATGACGTGAAGCACAACGTGGATAACATGCACCTGATCCAGCTTGGCGTCGCCTTGTTCGACGAAGGCGGCAACACCCCCTGGCCGGGGTGCTGTTGGCAGTTCAATTTTTCGGATTTCGATCCCGATGTGGATGCTTCCTCTCCCGACTCCATCGAGTTGTTGGCACAGAGCGGGCACGACTTCCAGCAATACCGACGACACGGCATCGACGCGCGGCGGTGCGCCTATCTGGTATGCGTGAAGCTCTTCTGCCAACCCTACAGCTCCAAGTATGTTACGTTTCATGGACTCTACGACGTGGCATTTGTGATAAAGATGATCACCCGAGCCCCACTGCCCAACACCTTGAACGAGTTCTCTGATTTGGTGAGGACCATCTTCGGCCAGATTTATGATCTCAAATATATATCTCGATTTTGTGGAGGACTGCGTCGGGGAGAGATTGGTTTGGTGGGACTATCAAGGTTATTGAACTTTGAACCCGTAGGGATCCGTCACCAAGCAGCATATGACAGTCTACTAATTGGGGCACTCTTCAACGAAATGAAGCAACGAAGGCATAACGTAGAGGACGACAGATCTGCATCGGTCCTCTATGGTATAGAGAATAGATGCGTCGAGAACAGGAGGACTCGAAGGATTGACCGCAGAG ggcaagagcagatcgctgctactgttgcgattgctgttgctgtgagggcacaggcgttcccttcattctccataaatccgcccttcgttctccttaagtccaccgactattggcagatcaacgaagacAGCGAAGGCTAccacggtgaggaagatgaggattggccgtggagcctcttaggaatatgGCTGCAGCGGCGTTag
- the LOC135629178 gene encoding probable CCR4-associated factor 1 homolog 11 has translation MAINVGKANLVEHLELILSLRGSYPIVAIDTEFPGFIRDTPRNATEEERYNDVKHNVDNMHLIQLGVALFDEGGNTPWPGCCWQFNFSDFDPDVDASSPDSIELLAQSGHDFQQYRRHGIDARRCAYLVCVKLFCQPYSSKYVTFHGLYDVAFVIKMITRAPLPNTLNEFSDLVRTIFGQIYDLKYISRFCGGLRRGEIGLVGLSRLLNFEPVGIRHQAAYDSLLIGALFNEMKQRRHNVEDDRSASVLYGIENRCVENRRTRRIDRRGWPYARRQQNRLLAMGLAV, from the coding sequence ATGGCCATCAACGTGGGGAAGGCAAACCTTGTGGAGCACTTGGAGCTCATCCTCAGTCTCCGTGGCTCCTACCCGATAGTGGCAATCGATACGGAGTTCCCGGGGTTCATTCGCGACACCCCTCGCAATGCCACCGAAGAAGAAAGATACAATGACGTGAAGCACAACGTGGATAACATGCACCTGATCCAGCTGGGCGTCGCCTTGTTCGACGAAGGCGGCAACACCCCATGGCCGGGGTGCTGTTGGCAGTTCAATTTTTCGGATTTCGATCCCGATGTGGATGCTTCCTCTCCCGACTCCATCGAGTTGTTGGCACAGAGCGGGCACGACTTCCAGCAATACCGACGACACGGCATCGACGCGCGGCGGTGCGCCTATCTGGTATGCGTGAAGCTCTTCTGCCAACCCTACAGCTCCAAGTATGTTACGTTTCATGGACTCTACGACGTGGCATTTGTGATAAAGATGATCACCCGAGCCCCACTGCCCAACACCTTGAACGAGTTCTCTGATTTGGTGAGGACCATCTTCGGCCAGATTTATGATCTCAAATATATATCTCGATTTTGTGGAGGACTGCGTCGGGGAGAGATTGGTTTGGTGGGACTATCAAGGTTATTGAACTTTGAACCCGTAGGGATCCGTCACCAAGCAGCATATGACAGTCTACTAATTGGGGCACTCTTCAACGAAATGAAGCAACGAAGGCATAACGTAGAGGACGACAGATCTGCATCGGTCCTCTATGGTATAGAGAATAGATGCGTCGAGAACAGGAGGACTCGAAGGATTGACCGCAGAGGTTGGCCTTACGCAAGACGGCAGCAAAACCGCTTGCTTGCCATGGGGTTGGCGGTTTAA
- the LOC135629179 gene encoding PRA1 family protein E-like has protein sequence MPAAFSRLTHERHHISWPTFQGDSTKSGENAPPNASSPTAGAADPVSSFKEHGRALISAQRPWLQLLDVTALARPASAGDACFRLRHNIAYFRTNYTLFCLSVLAVSLLWHPASLFAFIALTAAWFFLYFTPDRPVVLCGRPITDGTILGVLSVATIFALIFSNVGPTVFGAILIGTVIICLHSLFRATTDDRFLHETEAASGGLVVPAYGIALFS, from the coding sequence ATGCCAGCAGCATTTTCTCGACTAACGCATGAGAGACACCATATCAGCTGGCCAACTTTTCAGGGTGACTCGACCAAATCGGGCGAGAATGCGCCGCCTAACGCGTCCTCTCCCACCGCCGGAGCCGCCGACCCGGTCTCCAGCTTTAAGGAGCACGGCAGGGCCCTGATCTCCGCCCAGCGCCCGTGGCTGCAGCTTCTCGACGTCACCGCCCTCGCTCGCCCCGCCAGCGCCGGCGACGCTTGCTTCCGCCTCCGCCATAACATAGCCTACTTCCGCACCAACTACACCCTCTTCTGCCTCTCCGTCCTCGCCGTCTCCCTCCTCTGGCACCCTGCCTCCCTGTTCGCCTTCATCGCCCTCACCGCCGCCTGGTTCTTCCTCTACTTCACCCCAGACCGGCCGGTCGTCCTCTGCGGCCGCCCGATCACCGACGGGACCATCCTCGGCGTGCTCTCCGTGGCCACGATCTTCGCTCTCATCTTCTCCAATGTCGGACCGACCGTCTTCGGAGCCATCCTGATCGGGACAGTGATCATCTGCCTGCATTCGCTGTTCAGGGCGACGACGGACGATCGCTTTCTCCATGAAACAGAGGCCGCAAGCGGCGGATTGGTTGTCCCCGCTTACGGGATCGCATTATTTTCTTGA